CCGCGGAGTTTGACCAGCTCCTTGAAAAGATCCTGTGCATTGCGGCCGTGGAGATCGCTACGTTCTGTCTCCGCGTCTCCCGCGCCGACCGATCTTCGTGCCAGGTAGCGGGCGTAGTTCGCACCTATCTTGAGGCCCGTCTTCGCCGCGATCTTGCCTCTGCCGAGACGGGAAGACGGGAACGACTGCTCCTGATCCGAACGGTCTTCCGTCATGCTTCCGGCTGGTCTCGTTCGAACATGTCACCGATAAGCGGGAGTCGGTCCAGCGGCAGGTATCCGGCTTCGACGGCATAGCGCACGAGGTCGACGGCGCGTTCGGGGACGCGGTTGGTCATGATCTCAGACAGAAGCGCAAGGACACGGTCGATGAGAGCAGTCGCTCGTGCTCGATCGCTCGATTCATCCTTGAGCCAGGTGCTGATCATCTGCACGATAGCCTCTGCGATGACGAATCGCGTCACGTCGGTATCGACGACGACGTAGTTGATACCGGGTACGTTCGGAGCGAGGAGCACCGTCTTCAGCACCTCTCGAAGGCTATGATGGAACTGCGAGCCGAAGCCGGCGGCCTGGTGTTCAAAGGTGGCCTGCACGAACGGGAGACGCGACTCCAGCACATCCAGAAGCATGAAACAGAACGTGCCGAGGCGGTCTTGCAGCGGCAGTGCATCGAAATCGGGAATGCCGGCGACCTGATCTGCAACGCCGGTGACGGCATACGGATACCAGGCACGGATCACTTCGTTGACGTTTTCAAAATGGGGATCAAACGCCTTTCGCTCGACGCCGGCTCTCTCGCACATGGCCTCGGGCGTGAGGTTCGTCGGATCGTCGATGTAGGCGTCGACGGTGGTCTCGATGATGGCAGTTCGGGTGATGTCCATGCGCTTGCTTACGGACGATGTGCGAGTTCGGTTCGCATCTTCACCAGGGATTGTGGGGCGCCGGGGCGGTGCGGCGCACAGTTTCTCCGAGCCTATTAACATCGTTTTCGCTTGCTGTCGCGGAACCGTCGCGATAGCTTGATTGTCTGAATGCGTCGCTTCCGCGGGAGGAAGCGTGCATTAACGTGCCCGTAGCTCAGCTGGATAGAGCGTCTGACTACGGATCAGAAGGTCGGGAGTTCGAATCTTCCCGGGCACGCAGAGGGCTCCGATTGGCTAAATGCTGATCGGAGCTTTTGTGTCTTTCAGGGTCGTTGATAGGACTCTCGGAGGCCGCGGCTGACGGGGCGATTGCGGATTCATCCCGCGACTGATGAACCGTCTGTCGGCGAACAAGCTTGCCCGGCACGCCAGAAGAACGCCTCATACAAGACCTTGAGGGTCGATTAGGTGGCGTCTGACGTTCGCGCCGCCCCCGGTGTTATGACGACTGCGGAACACCTGTGTAACATGAATCGGTCCCCCCTTCTCTCCCGGCGGCCCGACCCGACGCACAACTCCATCTTCTCCTTCATGGCTATGGGACGGACGTGCGCGCCAATCAGAGGTCTTACTGCATCCTCAGCTCTGCCAGACAATTGCGGTGACAGGGTCCCTAGTACATTGCCGGGAGGGGAATACCTGTCAGCATTCTTCCGCATACTGAAAGAACATCCAGATGCGCGATCAACGGCCGCTGTTGCAGCGAGGACGAGTTCGTGCCGTGTCGCGCGGGTATCGCTCCGGCAATTCTACCGGCCAATATCATGCGCATCGAAAACGACCGAAAATGGATGAACCCGAAGATCGCTGTCCTCCTGATCCTTGCGCTTCCCGGGTGTGACATACTTGGCATCGGTGGAGGCGAGTCTTCGACGTGTGGAGAACGCGTGGAGGGCAACTGGGAAGTTGAGGAGGGTTATCTCTCTCCGGACCTCGAGCTGGACTGGGAAGGCTTTGAGAGCGCGAGTGTGAGTAGCGAAGTGCGTGGGGATCGACGGATTGTGTCGGGCTTCGTCAACGTGGACGGAGTCTGTCCGACACACCATCCAGATTTCGACTTCTACGTCAAGGTCGACAAGGATGTGGAGGAATCTGTCGAAGTTCGACTCGTTGTGGACTGGGCGTTTCTGTATCAAAAGATAATCGAGGCGAGCACGACGAAAGATGTCGGACTCCATGTTCAGCTCGAAGGAAGTGGAGATGTCGGATTGAAACAGGCCTTCGATCCCCAGGAAGCGTGGTTCTTCGCGACACTGGAAATCTCATTCCCGACCTTGGGTAGTGACGAGTCAGATGGCGACTTCGTCGCCCGACATTTTGAAGCCTTCGGCATGCGCGCTTTCTGGCGGAAGTACAAGCCGCCGAGCTAAGGGTTGCAGTCCTAAGGATGTAGCGGAGGGCTGGATTGGCCGGCCACATTGTAGGGCCGCAGATCATCACCGAAGTATATGACCGTACCTACACCGCACCTACACGAAGGTGTACCGGCCCCGCAGCGTACGAAGCGCCCCCGGGTCGCCGATGAAGGTGATCCTGTCGTTCTCGCGTAGTACAGCGTTGCCGCGCGGCACAATCATCAGATCGCTCCGACGGATGATCGCCACAAGCGAGTTCTCCGGCAATGTGAGCTCGCTGAGCGATTTGCCGATCAGATCAGCGGTCTGATCTGACGAACTCAGGCGAAGCGTCAGGTAGTGCGCGTCTTCGAGCAGGAGCTCCTTCAGATGCGCCGGACTTTGCGCGTTGATCCAACTCTTAAGGAAGTGATCCTCATCGATACGGTTGGCGAGCTGCGCGAGCATCCTGAGATGCTGGCCGTGATCTTCCTCGGGACTCACGAGCAGAAAGATCGCGTGGACGAGCTGCGTCGCTTCCTCTTCTTCACCAAGAGCATCGACGACTTCCATTCGAAGACCCGACCTGGACCGCGCCAGGACCATCTCAGGCTGATCAAGCCCCAGGATATGCAGGTGTGGCAAGGCGGCGCCCTGCGCCACCGGTGTCGCTCCTGTCTTCGTTCCCTGCAGGAAGCCCGCCTCCAGTTTGTCTGCCGGTATCGGCAGACGCTCACCCAACACTCGAGCTGCTCTGGCTACCAGATCCTCGAATGACTCGTTTTCGTTCATCTCGATGATGCGGGCCCGCGACACTATCTCATTGAACTGGTCGTCGACGCGGAGGCCCTTCTCTTTCAAGATCGTCCGGAATTCCTTGTCGAGACCTTCGTACTGTCGCTGGCCAAGGCGCTTGAACCAGTGGTAGATCGCTCCGTCACGAACCACGTGCGGACGTGCATATCTGAAATACCAGACTAGGCACACTACGACCACTCCAAGCGTGAAGAGTATGGATAGCCAGCCCATGTAGATGATCAGTATGAGCGACGTTAGAACTCCCGCCACCTGCATCCACGGATAGAGCGGAGAACGGTATCCAGGGTCGTACGACGGAATCCGGCTCTCCCGCATGACCACAACTGCGAAGTTCACGAGCATGAATATGAACAGCTGGAAAGCGCTGGCGAGTTTGGCGATCCCTTCTTCGTCGAGCACGAGAATGAACACGATCATGAGCGCGCCGGTCGCTACGATCGCTATGGACGGAGTGTGAAACCGACCGAGCCGGGAGAAAAGCGCGGGCAGAAGTCTGTCGCGCGACATGGCCAGCGGGTAACGCGACGCCGACAGCACGCCCGCATTACCGGTGGACGCGAAGGCGGCGAGTGCGGCCGCCACGATTAACACAAGGCCGAACGGTTTGGGCAGCCACCCGAAAAAGGCCTCGGACGCGGTAGCCACAGGTGTCAGATCGGAATGAAAGGACACAGGATCGAGCACCGCCACCATGATGAAGACGCCGGCGGCGTATACGAACGATGTGGAGGCGAGCGACAGCATCATACCGAGTGGAATGTTGCGCTCCGGGTTCTTCACCTCCTCGGCTACGCTGGCAACTTTCGTCAAGCCGGCATACGAAACAAAAATGAACCCTACGGTTGATAGGAGACCCTCCAATCCAAACTCGACGAACGGCGTGAAGCGGGCGCGTGTCACATCACGAGGCTGGTCAAATATGATCTCGTGGAATCCCTGGGCGATGAAGAATGCCATCACTGTCAGGAGAATCACGACGAGCCAACGTTGCAGGCCGCTCGTTTCCTTTGCTCCGATGATGTTGATGCCGACAAAGATCACCGTCAGGCCGATCGCCACGGGTTTGATCGGCAGCTCGATAAACAGTGCCGCGTATGCACCGATTCCGATGAGCGCAAAGGCGGTCTTCAGAGTGAGTGCCAGGTAGGTGCCCAGGCCACCGATGGTGCCGAACATCGGTCCGAGGCTCCGGTCGAGGAAGTAGTACGTGCCTCCGGCCCGCGGCAGCGCGGTGCTCAACTCGGCCTTGCTGAACATGGCCGGAAGAATGAGAACGCCGGCAATCAAATAAGCCAGCACGACCGACGGGCCTGACTTGGCCGCAGCAAGTCCGGGCAGGAGGAAGAATCCGGAGCTGAACATGGCGCCCGTACAAATGGCGTACACGTCGAACAGCCCTAGATCTTTCTTCAGTCTCTCTGACTTCTTCAGTACTGGCATGATCGGCAGCAGGAGTTAATGGACGCTGCCAAGGTACTGAAAAGCACGGATTCTACGGACCCGGGGAGCGGCATCGGTCGAACAGCAGCGACCCACTTTGTGTCAGGTCACGGACGCATCGCCTCACGGGCGAGCGCCAGATTCTCGGTCGCATTCGCGTGATCGGGGTCGGCGCGCAGCGCGCGAGTGAACAGTTCGGCGGCTGCGGCGAGATCGCCACGCATCGCGACGATGACTCCCAGATTGTTGTACGCGTCGGCATTGTTCGGGTCGAGCTCGAGGGCTGTTCGATACGCTGATTCGGCTCCCTCAAGCCGGCCGAGGTCTTTCAGGACAACGCCGAGTTCATAATGCGCACCGGGGTGCGCGCCATCCAGGCGGACAACCGTTTCAAGTTCCCGCCTCGCCTCGGCCTTGCGACCGAGATCAGACAAAAGAATTCCGAAGGCCATGCGCACGGCGGGATTTCCCGGCGCAAGGCGAACCGCCTCCTCGAAGTGGGTCAGCGCTTCCTGGTCTCTACCTTCTCGCCGAAGCAGCGTCGCTCTCTGATGATGGGTTTCGAAATCCTCCGCCGTGGTCTCTACCGCAAGGTTCACCAGGCGCTCGGCCTCATCGTGCTTACCCGCCCACAGCAACACGTTCGACAGGCTCTTGAGTGCAAGCGCGCGCGCCTGATCGTCCACACTCTCCTCCACTCGCCTGCTGATCTCGGCGATGGCGGCGTCGGTCCAGGTCGGGGCAGGAACGACGGCTCCGTCCCGAGCCATCTCGTCGACGATAGCCAGGGCGAGCATTCGGTTGCCCTCGATGGTGGGATGCACGTGATCCAGAAACGATCCTGATCCGGGAATGCCATCCGGCGATTGCTCATCGACCATGTGGGCGAAGTCGACGAAGCCTGTGCCATTTTCCCGGGCTACGTCGGCGACGATCCCTCGCACCGGCGAAAGAGCACGGAGCGGCGCTATATCCTCGTCGCGGGCGGCAATGAACGCCCGGCGCGCTTCGTCTATCCTGCCAACTGCGCGAAGGGCCCGTCCCTGCTGATACAGCAACTCGGCATCCCGCGGGTCGAGCGCCAGCGCCCGCTCGCCGATCAACACGGCTTGCGAAGCGTTGCCTTCGTCCATGGCCGCGACCATGTCACGCTTGAGCGCGCTCACCTGTTCGAGGTCCCCTTCGCTCATCCCTCCGCTCGGATCGGCCTTGAACGGAGAGAAGTCCGCGATATTGGAGGCCGGCGTCACCAGAATCATCCGGGCGCCCGCCCGCTCGGCGATGCGCGTCATGCGTTCCAGACTCGTTCGCAAGTGGTCGAGGACCGCGCCCCGCATCTCGTCGTTGCGATAATAATCCTCCGGGCCCACCGAACGATCCAGCACGGCCTGCACTTCGGTCGAAAGCACGTCGCCGCGCTCGTACGTGAAGTCAGATAGCGCGCTGTACAGCCGCATCCGGGAGGCCAGCGAAGCAAGATCTCGCACGAACTCGGGCGTCTTCAGAAGCTTGCCATACGTCCGTTCTTCCAGGAACTCGTTATGTCCCGTATAGACGATGAACATATCGGGGTCGTATTCAGCGAGGGCTTCCATCAGCCTAACCACCCGGTAGCTCGCGTAGCTGATTCCTCCCGCGTTGATGACCTCCCACTGACGACCGGGATCGACCGCCGGAAGAAAGGCGCGGAGCCAGCCGCAGAATGACGTTCGATCGTCATATGGACGCCCGTAGGTCGTCGAGCCGCCGAGACAAAAGAGGCGCGTTACGCCAGGCGACTTCCGCGCCGGGAACTGCTGTGGATTGAACCACCGCAGCTTGTTCGGCGCGGTCTCAAAGACTCGCTCTCCATCCGGCATAGTGCGTTCGACAAAGAGCGGAGAGTAGCCGGAGAACCCGACGTACGGGTCGGCGCGCTCGTACAGCGGCACCACTCCGGCGGCCATCAGGATCACCTCGATCACGACGAAGAACGCCAGGGCAACAACACAACCCAGCGCGAGCCTTTTGACAAAATCAACCATT
This genomic interval from Rhodothermales bacterium contains the following:
- a CDS encoding TetR/AcrR family transcriptional regulator encodes the protein MDITRTAIIETTVDAYIDDPTNLTPEAMCERAGVERKAFDPHFENVNEVIRAWYPYAVTGVADQVAGIPDFDALPLQDRLGTFCFMLLDVLESRLPFVQATFEHQAAGFGSQFHHSLREVLKTVLLAPNVPGINYVVVDTDVTRFVIAEAIVQMISTWLKDESSDRARATALIDRVLALLSEIMTNRVPERAVDLVRYAVEAGYLPLDRLPLIGDMFERDQPEA
- a CDS encoding amino acid permease, which translates into the protein MPVLKKSERLKKDLGLFDVYAICTGAMFSSGFFLLPGLAAAKSGPSVVLAYLIAGVLILPAMFSKAELSTALPRAGGTYYFLDRSLGPMFGTIGGLGTYLALTLKTAFALIGIGAYAALFIELPIKPVAIGLTVIFVGINIIGAKETSGLQRWLVVILLTVMAFFIAQGFHEIIFDQPRDVTRARFTPFVEFGLEGLLSTVGFIFVSYAGLTKVASVAEEVKNPERNIPLGMMLSLASTSFVYAAGVFIMVAVLDPVSFHSDLTPVATASEAFFGWLPKPFGLVLIVAAALAAFASTGNAGVLSASRYPLAMSRDRLLPALFSRLGRFHTPSIAIVATGALMIVFILVLDEEGIAKLASAFQLFIFMLVNFAVVVMRESRIPSYDPGYRSPLYPWMQVAGVLTSLILIIYMGWLSILFTLGVVVVCLVWYFRYARPHVVRDGAIYHWFKRLGQRQYEGLDKEFRTILKEKGLRVDDQFNEIVSRARIIEMNENESFEDLVARAARVLGERLPIPADKLEAGFLQGTKTGATPVAQGAALPHLHILGLDQPEMVLARSRSGLRMEVVDALGEEEEATQLVHAIFLLVSPEEDHGQHLRMLAQLANRIDEDHFLKSWINAQSPAHLKELLLEDAHYLTLRLSSSDQTADLIGKSLSELTLPENSLVAIIRRSDLMIVPRGNAVLRENDRITFIGDPGALRTLRGRYTFV
- a CDS encoding tetratricopeptide repeat protein, coding for MVDFVKRLALGCVVALAFFVVIEVILMAAGVVPLYERADPYVGFSGYSPLFVERTMPDGERVFETAPNKLRWFNPQQFPARKSPGVTRLFCLGGSTTYGRPYDDRTSFCGWLRAFLPAVDPGRQWEVINAGGISYASYRVVRLMEALAEYDPDMFIVYTGHNEFLEERTYGKLLKTPEFVRDLASLASRMRLYSALSDFTYERGDVLSTEVQAVLDRSVGPEDYYRNDEMRGAVLDHLRTSLERMTRIAERAGARMILVTPASNIADFSPFKADPSGGMSEGDLEQVSALKRDMVAAMDEGNASQAVLIGERALALDPRDAELLYQQGRALRAVGRIDEARRAFIAARDEDIAPLRALSPVRGIVADVARENGTGFVDFAHMVDEQSPDGIPGSGSFLDHVHPTIEGNRMLALAIVDEMARDGAVVPAPTWTDAAIAEISRRVEESVDDQARALALKSLSNVLLWAGKHDEAERLVNLAVETTAEDFETHHQRATLLRREGRDQEALTHFEEAVRLAPGNPAVRMAFGILLSDLGRKAEARRELETVVRLDGAHPGAHYELGVVLKDLGRLEGAESAYRTALELDPNNADAYNNLGVIVAMRGDLAAAAELFTRALRADPDHANATENLALAREAMRP